In Streptomyces ambofaciens ATCC 23877, a single genomic region encodes these proteins:
- the gnd gene encoding phosphogluconate dehydrogenase (NAD(+)-dependent, decarboxylating): protein MELGLVGLGKMGGNMRERIRRAGHTVVGYDRNPDLADVHSLEELVGKLEAPRVVWVMVPAGEATQATVDRLGELLEPGDVVVDGGNSRWTDDEKHAEELAAKGIGFVDCGVSGGVWGLENGYALMYGGDAENVAKVQPVFDALKPEGDFGSVHAGKVGAGHFAKMVHNGIEYAMMQAYAEGWELLEKVDSVDNVREVFRSWQEGTVIRSWLLDLAVNALDEDEHLGDLRGYAQDSGEGRWTVEAAIDNAVPLPAITASLFARFASRQDDSPQMKMIAALRNQFGGHAVEKK, encoded by the coding sequence ATGGAGCTCGGTCTCGTCGGCCTCGGCAAGATGGGCGGCAACATGCGCGAGCGGATCCGCCGCGCGGGCCACACCGTCGTCGGATACGACCGCAATCCGGACCTCGCCGACGTCCACAGCCTGGAAGAGCTCGTGGGCAAGCTGGAGGCCCCCCGCGTGGTCTGGGTCATGGTCCCGGCCGGCGAGGCCACCCAGGCCACCGTCGACCGGCTCGGCGAGCTGCTCGAGCCCGGTGACGTCGTCGTGGACGGCGGGAACTCCCGCTGGACGGACGACGAGAAGCACGCCGAGGAGCTGGCCGCCAAGGGCATAGGCTTCGTCGACTGCGGCGTCTCCGGCGGCGTGTGGGGCCTGGAGAACGGCTACGCACTGATGTACGGCGGCGACGCGGAGAACGTCGCCAAGGTGCAGCCGGTCTTCGACGCCCTCAAGCCGGAGGGCGACTTCGGTTCCGTGCACGCCGGCAAGGTCGGCGCGGGCCACTTCGCGAAGATGGTCCACAACGGCATCGAGTACGCCATGATGCAGGCCTACGCCGAGGGCTGGGAGCTGCTGGAGAAGGTCGACTCCGTGGACAACGTCCGCGAGGTCTTCCGCTCCTGGCAGGAGGGCACGGTGATCCGCTCCTGGCTGCTGGACCTCGCCGTCAACGCGCTCGACGAGGACGAGCACCTCGGCGACCTGCGCGGTTACGCACAGGACTCCGGTGAGGGACGCTGGACCGTGGAGGCCGCGATCGACAACGCGGTGCCGCTGCCGGCGATCACGGCGTCGCTGTTCGCGCGGTTCGCGTCCCGGCAGGACGACTCGCCGCAGATGAAGATGATCGCCGCGCTGCGCAACCAGTTCGGCGGCCACGCGGTCGAGAAGAAGTAA
- the recF gene encoding DNA replication/repair protein RecF (All proteins in this family for which functions are known are DNA-binding proteins that assist the filamentation of RecA onto DNA for the initiation of recombination or recombinational repair.), protein MHVTHLSLADFRSYARVEVPLDPGVTAFVGPNGQGKTNLVEAVGYLATLGSHRVSSDAPLVRMGAERAVIRAQVRQGERQQLIELELNPGRANRARINRSTQVKPRDVLGIVRTVLFAPEDLALVKGDPGERRRFLDELITARSPRMAGVRSDYDRVLKQRNTLLKSAALARRHGGRTMDLSTLDVWDQHLARAGAELLAQRLDLIAAVQPLADKAYEQLAPGGGPVALEYKPSAPGEAHTREDLFEQLTAALAESRKQEIERGVTLVGPHRDDLLLKLGELPAKGYASHGESWSYALALRLASFDLLRAEGNEPVLVLDDVFAELDARRRERLAELVAPGEQVLVTAAVDDDVPDVLAGARYTVAEGTVERV, encoded by the coding sequence ATGCACGTCACGCATCTGTCGCTGGCCGACTTCCGTTCGTACGCCCGGGTCGAGGTGCCGCTGGACCCGGGCGTCACCGCCTTCGTCGGCCCGAACGGGCAGGGAAAGACGAATCTCGTCGAGGCGGTCGGCTACCTCGCCACCCTCGGCAGCCACCGGGTCTCCTCCGACGCCCCCCTGGTGCGCATGGGCGCCGAGCGCGCGGTGATCCGCGCCCAGGTCCGGCAGGGCGAGCGGCAGCAGCTGATCGAGCTGGAGCTGAACCCGGGCCGGGCCAACCGCGCCAGGATCAACAGATCGACGCAGGTCAAACCCCGTGACGTGCTCGGCATCGTTCGCACCGTGCTGTTCGCGCCCGAGGACCTCGCGCTGGTGAAGGGCGACCCCGGGGAGCGCCGCCGCTTCCTGGACGAGCTGATCACCGCCCGCTCCCCGCGCATGGCCGGGGTGCGCTCCGACTACGACCGGGTCCTCAAGCAGCGCAACACCCTGCTGAAGTCGGCCGCGCTCGCGCGTCGGCACGGCGGGCGCACGATGGACCTGTCCACGCTCGACGTCTGGGACCAGCACCTCGCGCGTGCCGGTGCCGAGCTGCTGGCGCAGCGGCTCGACCTGATCGCCGCCGTGCAGCCGCTGGCCGACAAGGCCTACGAGCAGCTGGCTCCGGGCGGTGGACCCGTCGCGCTGGAGTACAAGCCGTCGGCGCCCGGTGAGGCGCACACGCGCGAGGACCTCTTCGAACAGCTGACGGCCGCGCTCGCCGAGTCCCGCAAGCAGGAGATCGAGCGGGGCGTCACCCTGGTGGGGCCGCACCGGGACGACCTGCTGCTCAAGCTCGGTGAGCTGCCCGCCAAGGGATACGCCTCCCACGGCGAGTCCTGGTCGTACGCGCTGGCGCTGCGGCTGGCCTCGTTCGACCTGCTGCGGGCCGAGGGCAACGAGCCGGTGCTGGTGCTCGACGACGTCTTCGCCGAGCTGGACGCACGCCGTCGCGAGCGGCTCGCGGAGCTGGTGGCGCCCGGCGAGCAGGTGCTGGTGACGGCCGCGGTCGACGACGACGTACCGGATGTGCTGGCGGGGGCGCGGTACACGGTGGCCGAGGGCACGGTGGAGCGCGTATGA
- a CDS encoding DUF721 domain-containing protein produces the protein MSADGPVPEKPSGDSARNPEPSGVDLARVALRAAREAARARGDAAQQKQQARRGGLRSGARADGRDPMALGSAINRLITERGWETPAAVGGVMGRWPQIVGEDVAKHCVPERYDEDERVLVVRCDSTAWATNLRLLAPTLVARLNEDLGHGSVRVIKVLGPGGPGGPGRRYGPLRAPGSRGPGDTYG, from the coding sequence ATGAGCGCGGACGGGCCGGTCCCGGAGAAGCCCTCCGGCGACAGCGCCAGGAACCCGGAGCCGTCCGGCGTCGACCTCGCGCGCGTGGCGCTCAGGGCGGCACGCGAGGCGGCACGCGCGCGTGGGGACGCGGCGCAGCAGAAGCAGCAGGCACGGCGCGGCGGTCTGCGCTCCGGTGCCCGCGCGGACGGGCGTGACCCGATGGCGCTGGGTTCCGCGATCAACCGGCTGATCACCGAGCGCGGCTGGGAGACCCCGGCGGCGGTCGGCGGGGTGATGGGGCGGTGGCCGCAGATCGTCGGTGAGGACGTGGCCAAGCACTGTGTGCCGGAGCGGTACGACGAGGACGAGCGGGTGCTGGTCGTCCGCTGCGACTCGACGGCGTGGGCGACGAACCTGCGGCTGCTCGCGCCGACGCTGGTGGCCCGGCTCAACGAGGATCTCGGCCACGGCTCGGTACGGGTGATCAAGGTGCTGGGCCCCGGCGGTCCCGGCGGCCCCGGCCGTCGATACGGCCCGTTGCGCGCCCCCGGCAGCCGGGGTCCGGGCGACACCTACGGGTGA
- the gyrB gene encoding DNA topoisomerase (ATP-hydrolyzing) subunit B yields MADSGNPNENNPSTDTGVNDAVSTSTGEAPTSYDASAITVLEGLDAVRKRPGMYIGSTGERGLHHLVQEVVDNSVDEALAGHADTIDVTILADGGVQVVDNGRGIPVGIVPSEGKPAVEVVLTVLHAGGKFGGGGYAVSGGLHGVGVSVVNALSTRVAVEVRTDGYRWTQEYKLGVPTAPLARHEATEETGTSVTFWADGDIFETTDYSFETLSRRFQEMAFLNKGLKINLTDERESAKATAGADEAGEDEKHEVKSVSYHYEGGIVDFVKYLNSRKGELVHPTVIDLEAEDKEKSLSLEVAMQWNGGYTEGVYSFANIIHTHEGGTHEEGFRAALTSLINKYARDKRLLREKDDNLTGDDIREGLTAIISVKLSEPQFEGQTKTKLGNTEVKTFVQRVVYEHLTDWLDRNPNEAADIIRKGIQAATARVAARKARDLTRRKGLLETASLPGKLSDCQSNDPTKCEIFIVEGDSAGGSAKSGRNPQYQAILPIRGKILNVEKARIDRILQNQEIQAMISAFGTGVHEDFDIEKLRYHKIILMADADVDGQHISTLLLTFLFRFMRPLVEAGHVYLSRPPLYKIKWGRDDFEYAYSDRERDALIELGRNAGKRIREDSVQRFKGLGEMNAEELRVTTMDQEHRVLGQVTLDDAAQADDLFSVLMGEDVEARRAFIQRNAKDVRFLDI; encoded by the coding sequence GTGGCCGATTCCGGCAACCCCAACGAGAACAATCCGTCCACCGACACCGGCGTGAACGACGCGGTGAGCACCTCGACCGGCGAGGCTCCCACCTCGTACGACGCCAGTGCCATCACCGTCCTCGAGGGTCTGGACGCGGTCCGCAAGCGACCCGGTATGTACATCGGCTCGACCGGTGAACGGGGCCTGCACCACCTGGTGCAGGAGGTCGTGGACAACTCCGTCGACGAGGCGCTGGCCGGCCACGCGGACACGATCGACGTCACGATCCTCGCCGACGGCGGCGTCCAGGTCGTCGACAACGGCCGTGGCATCCCGGTGGGCATCGTCCCCTCCGAGGGCAAGCCCGCCGTCGAGGTCGTGCTGACCGTGCTGCACGCGGGCGGCAAGTTCGGCGGCGGCGGTTACGCGGTCTCCGGTGGTCTGCACGGCGTGGGTGTCTCCGTCGTCAACGCCCTTTCCACGCGGGTCGCCGTGGAGGTCAGGACCGACGGCTACCGCTGGACGCAGGAGTACAAGCTGGGCGTCCCCACGGCGCCGCTCGCCCGGCACGAGGCCACCGAGGAGACCGGCACGTCGGTCACCTTCTGGGCCGACGGCGACATCTTCGAGACCACCGACTACTCCTTCGAGACGCTCTCCCGGCGCTTCCAGGAGATGGCCTTCCTCAACAAGGGCCTGAAGATCAACCTCACCGACGAGCGCGAGTCGGCGAAGGCGACCGCCGGTGCGGACGAGGCGGGCGAGGACGAGAAGCACGAGGTCAAGAGCGTCTCGTACCACTACGAGGGCGGCATCGTCGACTTCGTGAAGTACCTCAACTCCCGCAAGGGAGAGCTGGTGCACCCCACCGTGATCGACCTGGAGGCCGAGGACAAGGAGAAGAGCCTCTCCCTCGAGGTCGCGATGCAGTGGAACGGCGGCTACACCGAGGGTGTGTACTCCTTCGCCAACATCATCCACACGCACGAGGGCGGTACGCACGAAGAGGGCTTCCGCGCGGCGCTCACCTCCCTGATCAACAAGTACGCGCGTGACAAGAGGCTGCTGCGGGAGAAGGACGACAACCTCACGGGTGACGACATCCGCGAGGGTCTGACCGCGATCATCTCGGTGAAGCTGAGCGAGCCGCAGTTCGAGGGCCAGACCAAGACCAAGCTGGGCAACACGGAGGTCAAGACCTTCGTCCAGCGCGTGGTCTACGAGCACCTGACCGACTGGCTCGACCGCAACCCGAACGAGGCCGCGGACATCATCCGCAAGGGCATCCAGGCGGCCACCGCGCGCGTGGCGGCCCGCAAGGCCCGCGACCTGACGCGTCGTAAGGGCCTGCTGGAGACGGCGTCCCTGCCGGGCAAGCTCTCCGACTGCCAGTCGAACGACCCGACCAAGTGCGAGATCTTCATCGTCGAGGGCGACTCCGCCGGCGGCTCCGCCAAGTCCGGCCGGAACCCGCAGTACCAGGCGATCCTCCCGATCCGCGGCAAGATCCTCAACGTCGAGAAGGCGCGCATCGACCGCATCCTGCAGAACCAGGAGATCCAGGCGATGATCTCCGCGTTCGGCACGGGTGTGCACGAGGACTTCGACATCGAGAAGCTCCGCTATCACAAGATCATCTTGATGGCGGACGCCGACGTCGACGGCCAGCACATCAGCACCCTGCTGCTGACCTTCCTGTTCCGCTTCATGCGACCGCTGGTCGAGGCCGGGCACGTGTACCTCTCCCGCCCGCCGCTCTACAAGATCAAGTGGGGCCGGGACGACTTCGAGTACGCGTACTCCGACCGCGAGCGCGACGCCCTGATCGAGCTGGGACGCAACGCCGGCAAGCGCATCCGCGAGGACTCCGTGCAGCGCTTCAAGGGCCTCGGCGAGATGAACGCCGAGGAGCTGCGCGTCACGACCATGGACCAGGAGCACCGTGTGCTCGGCCAGGTCACGCTCGACGACGCCGCGCAGGCCGACGACCTGTTCTCGGTGCTGATGGGCGAGGACGTCGAGGCACGGCGCGCGTTCATCCAGCGCAACGCCAAGGACGTCCGCTTCCTCGACATCTGA
- the gyrA gene encoding DNA gyrase subunit A, which yields MTDENTPVTTPEGDALAMRVEPVGLETEMQRSYLDYAMSVIVSRALPDVRDGLKPVHRRVLYAMYDGGYRPERGFYKCARVVGDVMGNYHPHGDSSIYDALVRLAQSWSMRMPLVDSNGNFGSPGNDPAAAMRYTECKMAPLSMEMVRDIDEETVDFTDNYDGRSQEPTVLPARFPNLLINGSAGIAVGMATNIPPHNLREVAAGAQWYLENYEASHEELLDALIERIKGPDFPTGALVVGRKGIEEAYRTGRGSITMRAVVEVEEIQNRQCLVVTELPYQTNPDNLAQKIADLVKDGKVGGIADVRDETSSRTGQRLVIVLKRDAVAKVVLNNLYKHTDLQSNFSANMLALVDGVPRTLSLDAFIRHWVNHQIEVIVRRTKFRLRKAEERAHILRGLLKALDAIDEVIALIRRSDTVEIARGGLMDLLEIDEIQANAILEMQLRRLAALERQKIVQEHDELQAKIREYNEILSSPVRQRGIVSEELAALVEKYGDDRKTKLIPYEGDMSIEDLIAEEDIVVTVTRGGYIKRTKTDDYRAQKRGGKGVRGTKLKEDDIVNHFFVSTTHHWLLFFTNKGRVYRVKAYELPDAGRDARGQHVANLLAFQPDETIAQIRAIRDYEAVPYLVLATKAGLVKKTPLKDYDSPRSGGVIAINLREQEDGTDDELIGAELVSADDDLLLISRKAQSIRFTASDDTLRPMGRATSGVKGMSFREGDELLSMNVVRAGTFVFTATDGGYAKRTSVDEYRVQGRGGLGIKAAKIVEDRGSLVGALVVEEHDEILAITLSGGVIRTRVSGVRETGRDTMGVQLINLGKRDAVVGIARNAEAGREAEEVDGDVVVDETAEGAATTGTDEGEAPSDE from the coding sequence ATGACCGACGAGAACACTCCTGTGACGACGCCCGAGGGTGACGCCCTGGCCATGCGTGTCGAGCCCGTCGGGCTCGAGACGGAGATGCAGCGCTCCTACCTCGACTACGCGATGTCCGTCATCGTCTCGCGTGCGCTGCCCGACGTCCGTGACGGCCTCAAGCCCGTCCACCGCCGGGTCCTGTACGCCATGTACGACGGCGGCTACCGCCCCGAGCGCGGCTTCTACAAGTGCGCCCGTGTCGTCGGCGACGTCATGGGCAACTACCACCCGCACGGCGACAGTTCCATCTACGACGCCCTGGTGCGCCTCGCCCAGTCGTGGTCGATGCGCATGCCGCTCGTGGACTCCAACGGCAACTTCGGCTCGCCGGGCAACGACCCGGCGGCGGCCATGCGCTACACCGAGTGCAAGATGGCGCCGCTGTCGATGGAGATGGTCCGCGACATCGACGAGGAGACCGTCGACTTCACGGACAACTACGACGGCCGCTCCCAGGAGCCGACCGTCCTGCCCGCCCGCTTCCCGAACCTGCTGATCAACGGCTCGGCCGGTATCGCGGTCGGCATGGCGACCAACATCCCGCCGCACAACCTGCGCGAGGTCGCGGCCGGCGCCCAGTGGTACCTGGAGAACTACGAGGCCTCGCACGAGGAGCTGCTGGACGCGCTCATCGAGCGCATCAAGGGCCCCGACTTCCCGACCGGCGCCCTGGTGGTGGGCCGCAAGGGCATCGAGGAGGCCTACCGCACCGGGCGCGGCTCGATCACCATGCGCGCGGTCGTCGAGGTCGAGGAGATCCAGAACCGCCAGTGCCTGGTGGTCACGGAGCTGCCGTACCAGACCAACCCGGACAACCTCGCGCAGAAGATCGCCGACCTGGTGAAGGACGGCAAGGTCGGCGGCATCGCGGACGTCCGTGACGAGACCTCCTCGCGCACCGGTCAGCGCCTGGTCATCGTGCTGAAGCGGGACGCGGTCGCGAAGGTCGTCCTGAACAACCTGTACAAGCACACCGACCTGCAGTCCAACTTCAGCGCCAACATGCTGGCCCTGGTGGACGGGGTCCCGCGCACCCTCTCCCTGGACGCGTTCATCCGCCACTGGGTGAACCACCAGATCGAGGTCATCGTCCGGCGGACGAAGTTCCGGCTGCGCAAGGCCGAGGAGCGGGCGCACATCCTGCGCGGCCTGCTCAAGGCCTTGGACGCCATCGACGAGGTCATCGCCCTGATCCGGCGCAGCGACACGGTCGAGATCGCGCGCGGCGGCCTGATGGACCTCCTGGAGATCGACGAGATCCAGGCCAACGCGATCCTGGAGATGCAGCTCCGCCGGCTGGCGGCCCTGGAGCGGCAGAAGATCGTCCAGGAGCACGACGAGCTCCAGGCCAAGATCCGCGAGTACAACGAGATCCTCTCGTCCCCCGTCCGGCAGCGCGGCATCGTCAGCGAGGAGCTGGCCGCGCTGGTCGAGAAGTACGGCGACGACCGCAAGACCAAGCTGATCCCCTACGAGGGCGACATGTCCATCGAGGACCTGATCGCCGAGGAGGACATCGTCGTCACGGTCACGCGGGGCGGCTACATCAAGCGCACCAAGACCGACGACTACCGCGCCCAGAAGCGCGGCGGCAAGGGCGTGCGCGGCACGAAGCTCAAGGAAGACGACATCGTCAACCACTTCTTCGTGTCCACCACGCACCACTGGCTGCTGTTCTTCACCAACAAGGGCCGCGTCTACCGGGTGAAGGCCTACGAGCTGCCCGACGCCGGCCGGGACGCGCGCGGCCAGCACGTGGCCAACCTCCTCGCCTTCCAGCCGGACGAGACGATCGCCCAGATCCGCGCGATCCGCGACTACGAGGCGGTCCCCTACCTGGTCCTGGCCACCAAGGCCGGCCTGGTGAAGAAGACGCCGCTGAAGGACTACGACTCGCCGCGCTCCGGTGGTGTGATCGCCATCAACCTGCGTGAGCAGGAGGACGGAACCGACGACGAACTGATCGGAGCCGAACTCGTCTCGGCCGACGACGATCTGCTGCTGATCAGCAGGAAGGCGCAGTCGATCAGGTTCACCGCCTCGGACGACACGCTGCGTCCGATGGGCCGTGCCACCTCGGGCGTCAAAGGCATGAGTTTCCGCGAAGGGGACGAGCTGCTCTCGATGAATGTTGTTCGAGCCGGTACGTTCGTGTTCACTGCCACCGACGGCGGTTACGCGAAGCGGACCTCCGTCGACGAGTACCGCGTCCAGGGCCGCGGCGGCCTCGGCATCAAGGCCGCCAAGATCGTCGAGGATCGCGGGTCGCTCGTGGGTGCGCTGGTGGTCGAGGAGCACGACGAGATCCTCGCCATCACACTCTCGGGCGGTGTGATTCGTACGCGAGTCAGCGGGGTCAGGGAGACGGGCCGTGACACCATGGGCGTCCAACTGATCAATCTGGGCAAGCGCGATGCCGTCGTCGGCATCGCACGCAACGCCGAGGCGGGACGCGAGGCGGAGGAGGTCGACGGCGATGTGGTCGTCGACGAGACCGCCGAGGGTGCCGCGACCACCGGCACGGACGAGGGTGAGGCGCCCTCGGACGAGTAG
- a CDS encoding DUF3566 domain-containing protein — MSGATGAGSAGTSRGTETGGGGRGSAARATDPHTTQLRKIDDGATDSHSGSPSTSHGSQGGTVTDTRGQQTQAASPLPGERQPQQPGGPYHPPQAYQTQGGNATAAVRRPRTGARTTPRVRKARLRVSKADPWSVMKVSFLLSIALGICTIVASAVLWMVMDAMGVFSTVGGTISEATGSNESNGFDLQSFLSLPNVLLFATVIAVIDVVLATALATLGAFIYNLSAGFVGGVELTLAEDE, encoded by the coding sequence GTGAGCGGAGCCACGGGCGCCGGATCGGCCGGTACCTCCAGGGGTACGGAAACGGGCGGCGGCGGCCGTGGCTCCGCCGCGCGTGCGACCGATCCGCACACCACTCAGCTGCGCAAGATCGACGACGGCGCGACCGACTCGCACTCGGGGAGCCCGTCCACAAGCCATGGATCCCAGGGGGGAACTGTGACGGACACCCGAGGCCAGCAGACTCAGGCGGCCTCGCCGCTGCCGGGAGAACGGCAGCCCCAGCAGCCCGGCGGGCCGTACCACCCGCCGCAGGCCTACCAGACGCAGGGCGGCAACGCGACCGCCGCCGTGCGCCGCCCCCGCACCGGCGCCCGCACCACGCCCCGCGTGCGCAAGGCGCGCCTGCGCGTCTCGAAGGCGGACCCGTGGTCGGTGATGAAGGTCAGCTTCCTGCTCTCCATCGCGCTCGGCATCTGCACGATCGTCGCGTCCGCCGTCCTGTGGATGGTCATGGACGCCATGGGCGTCTTCTCGACCGTCGGCGGCACCATCTCCGAGGCGACCGGCTCGAACGAGTCCAACGGCTTCGACCTGCAGTCGTTCCTGTCGCTGCCCAACGTGCTGCTGTTCGCGACGGTCATCGCGGTCATCGACGTCGTGCTCGCCACGGCCCTGGCCACGCTGGGCGCGTTCATCTACAACCTGTCCGCCGGCTTCGTCGGCGGTGTGGAGCTGACGCTCGCCGAGGACGAGTGA
- a CDS encoding DUF1330 domain-containing protein — protein MPAYGFAHLRDRRHHPDVLEYLVRIQDTLDPFHGRFLIHGPPTAVVEGSWPGSMVLIEFPGMAEARAWYESPEYQRILRLRADHISGDLVLVEGVGPGYDPRERAEKLRAQTPGQHTRQPAQTLATAPASADTGL, from the coding sequence GTGCCCGCATACGGGTTCGCACACCTACGTGACCGTCGCCACCATCCGGACGTCCTCGAGTACCTCGTGAGGATCCAGGACACCCTCGACCCGTTCCATGGCCGCTTCCTGATCCACGGCCCGCCGACGGCGGTGGTAGAGGGCAGCTGGCCGGGCAGCATGGTGCTGATCGAGTTTCCCGGCATGGCCGAGGCCCGCGCCTGGTACGAGTCTCCCGAGTACCAGAGGATCCTGCGGCTGCGGGCCGACCACATCAGTGGAGACCTCGTACTGGTCGAGGGCGTCGGACCCGGATACGACCCGCGTGAACGTGCGGAGAAGCTGCGGGCCCAGACACCCGGGCAGCACACCCGACAGCCCGCGCAGACTCTGGCGACCGCGCCCGCCTCCGCCGACACCGGTCTCTGA